The following coding sequences are from one Lolium rigidum isolate FL_2022 chromosome 6, APGP_CSIRO_Lrig_0.1, whole genome shotgun sequence window:
- the LOC124660914 gene encoding noroxomaritidine synthase-like, with amino-acid sequence MGSFWSFLVSYPEVYLSISCFLCISLIRLIRRCQKSDIPVNWPVVGMLPFLLRNMYHIHDKVAGFLHEAGWNSMVFGPWFLNMNFFVTCDPATANHCLNANFKKYPKGNDFAEMLDFLGGAILVSDFESWEYQRHMVMVNLGSRVFRSFAMSTITRKASTTLLPYLDDMAKLGSEVELEGVFMRFFLDVTYTSAFATDLDCLSMSRPIHAFGQATKEVEEGVLFRHMMPPSLWKFLRVLNVGSEKKMANARVVIDRFIYEEIAKRKTKRNKESQGDVLSLLMKWPMDPSMSEQQMTLFRRDTVMAFIFATKDLIAVTLTWFFYMMCKHPHVEARILEEVKALQSTTLPGNLSVFEGDMLRRAIYLQAALLETLRLFPAAPFEEVEACADDVLPNGARISKGTRIVFSIYAMGRAEGIWGKDCLEFRPERWVSKSGGLRHVPGYKFLAFNSGPRSCVGKNLALSNMKMVAASIIYNFKMELVEGHTVMPQSSIVLHTRNGVMVRLKRREAAA; translated from the exons ATGGGCTCTTTCTGGAGCTTCCTTGTGTCCTACCCTGAGGTATACCTATCCATCAGCTGCTTCTTGTGCATATCCCTCATCCGCCTCATCCGGCGGTGCCAAAAGAGTGACATCCCAGTGAACTGGCCTGTCGTGGGTATGCTTCCCTTCCTCTTGAGGAATATGTACCACATTCATGACAAGGTTGCAGGTTTCCTTCATGAGGCGGGGTGGAACTCCATGGTCTTTGGCCCATGGTTCCTCAACATGAATTTCTTCGTGACCTGCGACCCCGCCACTGCCAACCACTGCCTCAATGCCAACTTCAAGAAGTATCCAAAAGGCAATGACTTTGCCGAGATGCTTGATTTCCTGGGTGGTGCGATCCTTGTGTCGGACTTTGAGTCCTGGGAATATCAGCGTCATATGGTGATGGTCAACCTTGGCTCCCGTGTATTTAGATCCTTCGCCATGTCCACCATCACGAGGAAGGCCAGCACGACCTTGTTACCCTACCTTGATGACATGGCTAAGCTCGGCTCGGAGGTCGAGCTGGAGGGCGTCTTCATGAGGTTCTTTCTTGATGTCACGTACACCAGTGCTTTCGCAACTGACCTTGACTGCTTGTCTATGTCTCGCCCGATCCATGCGTTCGGCCAAGCCACAAAGGAAGTGGAGGAGGGGGTGCTGTTCAGGCACATGATGCCACCGAGCTTGTGGAAGTTCTTGAGGGTGCTCAATgttgggagcgagaagaagatGGCGAATGCAAGGGTGGTGATCGACAGGTTCATCTATGAGGAGATCGCCAAGCGGAAGACAAAGCGGAACAAGGAAAGCCAGGGAGACGTGCTCTCCTTGTTGATGAAGTGGCCCATGGATCCCAGCATGAGCGAGCAGCAGATGACCCTGTTCCGGCGTGACACGGTCATGGCGTTCATCTTCGCCACAAAGGACCTCATTGCTGTGACGCTCACGTGGTTCTTCTACATGATGTGCAAGCACCCGCATGTCGAGGCGAGGATCCTTGAGGAGGTCAAGGCCCTGCAGAGCACTACGTTGCCAGGGAACCTCTCGGTCTTCGAGGGTGACATGCTCCGGCGTGCTATTTACCTCCAAGCTGCGCTCCTGGAGACACTCAG GCTCTTCCCGGCAGCCCCATTCGAGGAGGTGGAGGCCTGCGCCGACGATGTCCTGCCAAATGGTGCCAGGATAAGCAAGGGTACAAGGATCGTCTTCTCGATCTACGCCATGGGGAGGGCTGAAGGGATATGGGGCAAGGATTGCCTGGAATTCAGGCCGGAGCGGTGGGTATCGAAGAGCGGCGGTCTCCGCCACGTGCCAGGCTACAAGTTCCTCGCCTTCAACTCCGGGCCCAGAAGTTGCGTGGGGAAGAACCTTGCCTTGAGCAACATGAAGATGGTAGCTGCTTCCATCATTTACAACTTCAAGATGGAGCTGGTGGAAGGCCATACCGTGATGCCTCAAAGCTCGATCGTACTGCACACAAGGAACGGGGTCATGGTTAGGCTcaagagaagggaggcagctgcTTGA
- the LOC124659863 gene encoding noroxomaritidine synthase-like — protein sequence MGFFWSFLLSYPEIFLALSCFFCLYLFRLVRQCQKSAIPVNWPVVGMLPFLVRNLYHIHDKVTDMLREAGCTFRIIGPWFLNMNFLATCDPATVNHCFNTNFHNYPKGSEFAEMFDILGEGLLVADSESWEYQRRVAMQIFASRAFRSFSMSTITRKAGTVLLPYLDHMAKHGSQVELEGVFMRFSLDVSYSTVFATDLDCLSVSRPIPLFGQATKEVEEGMLFRHVVPPSLWKLLRTLKVGSEKKMANARVVIDQFIYEEISKRKAQAEKESQGDVLSMYMKWPMDPSMSEQQKTQFLRDTVVGFIFAGKDLVAVTLTWFFYMMCKHPHVEAKILEEIKALRSTTWPGNLSVFECETIRPAIYLQAALLETLRLFPATPFEEKEALNDDVLPNGTRVSKGTRIIFSLYAMGRIEGIWGKDCAEFRPERWVSKSGRLRHEPSYKFLAFNSGPRSCLGKDLGLNNMKIAAASIIYNFKVELVEGHAVMPESSVILHTRNGMMVRLKRREAAA from the exons ATGGGCTTCTTCTGGAGCTTCCTTCTGTCCTACCCTGAGATCTTCCTAGCCCTCAGCTGCTTCTTCTGCCTCTATCTCTTCCGCCTTGTCCGGCAGTGCCAGAAGAGCGCCATCCCGGTGAACTGGCCTGTTGTTGGCATGCTTCCCTTCCTCGTGAGGAATCTGTACCACATTCATGACAAGGTCACTGATATGCTCCGTGAGGCGGGGTGCACCTTCAGGATCATTGGCCCATGGTTCCTCAACATGAACTTCTTGGCAACCTGCGACCCAGCCACTGTCAACCACTGCTTCAACACCAACTTCCACAACTACCCGAAAGGCAGCGAGTTTGCCGAGATGTTTGACATCCTAGGTGAGGGGCTGCTTGTGGCAGACTCTGAATCCTGGGAGTACCAACGCCGTGTGGCGATGCAAATCTTTGCTAGCCGCGCCTTTCGGTCCTTCTCCATGTCCACCATCACGAGGAAGGCCGGCACAGTCTTGTTACCCTACCTTGATCACATGGCTAAGCATGGCTCGCAGGTTGAGCTGGAGGGTGTCTTCATGAGGTTCTCGCTTGATGTCTCATACTCCACTGTGTTTGCAACTGACCTTGACTGCTTGTCTGTGTCTCGCCCGATCCCTCTGTTTGGCCAAGCCACAAAGGAAGTGGAGGAGGGAATGCTATTCAGGCACGTCGTGCCACCGAGCTTGTGGAAGCTCTTGAGGACGCTCAAAgttgggagcgagaagaagatGGCGAATGCAAGGGTGGTGATTGACCAATTCATCTATGAGGAAATCTCGAAGCGGAAGGCACAAGCAGAGAAGGAAAGCCAAGGAGATGTGCTGTCCATGTACATGAAATGGCCAATGGATCCCAGCATGAGTGAGCAGCAGAAGACCCAGTTCCTGCGCGACACGGTGGTGGGGTTCATCTTCGCTGGGAAGGACCTCGTTGCTGTCACACTCACGTGGTTCTTCTACATGATGTGCAAGCACCCACATGTCGAGGCGAAGATCCTCGAGGAGATCAAGGCCCTGCGGAGCACCACATGGCCAGGGAACCTCTCTGTCTTTGAGTGCGAGACGATCCGTCCTGCTATTTACCTGCAAGCCGCGCTCCTCGAGACACTCAG GCTCTTCCCGGCGACCCCatttgaggagaaggaggccctcAACGATGATGTCCTGCCAAACGGTACCAGGGTCAGCAAGGGCACAAGGATCATCTTCTCGCTCTATGCCATGGGGAGGATCGAAGGGATATGGGGCAAGGACTGCGCAGAGTTCAGACCAGAGCGGTGGGTTTCGAAGAGCGGGCGCCTTCGCCACGAGCCGAGCTACAAGTTCCTGGCCTTCAATTCCGGGCCCAGGAGCTGTCTGGGGAAGGACCTTGGCCTCAACAACATGAAGATCGCAGCTGCTTCCATCATATACAACTTCAAGGTCGAGCTGGTGGAAGGCCATGCTGTGATGCCTGAAAGCTCTGTGATATTGCACACACGGAACGGGATGATGGTTAGGCTcaagagaagggaggcagctgcTTGA